A DNA window from Acomys russatus chromosome 7, mAcoRus1.1, whole genome shotgun sequence contains the following coding sequences:
- the Klhl35 gene encoding kelch-like protein 35, which translates to MRETPGREESGPGMEAPCAASCHAQRVLQTLNAYRRSGTLTDVVLRAGGRDFPCHRVALSAASAHFRGLFAAGRPEHAAAVVTVGPEAPGAAAALAVVLDYIYGAGVRLRAEDEAAAVLALAERLGVAGLREACARFLEGRLRAANSLALRRVAAAFSLASLAERCGRVLRQAFVEVTRHADFLELAPDEVAALLADPALRVAREEAVFEAAMRWVRHDAPARRGQLRRLLEHVRLPLLAPAYFLEKVEADELLQTCGDCRPLLLEARACFILGREAGALRARPRRFMELAEVIVVIGGCDRKGLLKLPFADAYHPESQRWTPLPSLPGYTRSEFASCALRNDIYVSGGHINSRDVWMFSSHLHTWIKVASMHKGRWRHKMAALQGQLFAVGGFDGLRRLRSVERYDPFSNTWAATAPLPEAVSSAAVAPYAGKLYVIGGAGQDGVNTDKVQCFDPKEDQWSLRSPAPFMQRCLEAVSLEDTIYVVGGLTSKIFTYDPGTDVWGEAAELPGPVESCGVTVCDGKVHIVGGRDEHGESTNSVFTFDPSSGQVEAQPSLQRCTSSHGCVTIVQSLSR; encoded by the exons ATGCGGGAGACCCCGGGACGCGAGGAGTCGGGGCCAGGCATGGAAGCCCCGTGCGCCGCGTCCTGCCACGCGCAACGCGTCCTGCAGACGCTCAACGCGTACCGGCGGAGCGGCACCCTCACCGACGTGGTGCTGCGCGCCGGAGGTCGCGATTTCCCGTGCCACCGGGTGGCGCTCAGCGCGGCCAGCGCCCACTTCCGCGGCTTGTTCGCGGCCGGCCGGCCGGAGCACGCAGCGGCCGTGGTCACGGTGGGACCCGAGGCGCCCGGGGCGGCGGCGGCACTGGCCGTGGTGCTCGATTACATATACGGCGCGGGCGTGAGGCTGCGCGCGGAGGACGAGGCGGCCGCCGTGCTGGCGCTGGCCGAGCGGCTGGGCGTGGCGGGGCTGCGCGAGGCGTGCGCGCGCTTCCTCGAGGGCCGCCTGCGCGCCGCCAACAGCCTGGCGCTGCGCCGCGTGGCCGCCGCCTTCTCGCTCGCCTCCCTGGCCGAGCGCTGCGGCCGCGTGCTGCGCCAGGCCTTCGTGGAGGTGACGCGCCACGCCGACTTCCTGGAGCTCGCGCCCGACGAGGTGGCGGCGCTGCTGGCCGACCCCGCGCTGCGCGTGGCGCGCGAGGAGGCCGTGTTCGAGGCGGCCATGCGCTGGGTTCGCCACGACGCGCCCGCTCGCCGCGGGCAGCTGCGGCGCCTGCTGGAGCACGTGCGTCTGCCGCTGCTAGCGCCCGCCTACTTCCTGGAGAAGGTGGAGGCGGACGAGCTGCTGCAGACCTGCGGCGACTGCCGCCCGCTGCTGCTGGAGGCCCGCGCCTGCTTCATCCTGGGTCGGGAGGCAGGCGCGCTGCGGGCCCGGCCGCGGAG GTTCATGGAGCTAGCCGAAGTGATCGTGGTCATTGGTGGGTGTGACCGAAAGGGACTCCTGAAGCTGCCTTTCGCAGATGCTTACCACCCAGAGAGTCAGCGCTGGACACCACTGCCAAGCCTGCCTGGTTACACACGCTCTGAATTTGCCTCCTGTGCACTTCGAAATGACATTTACGTTTCCG GAGGTCACATCAACAGCCGCGATGTCTGGATGTTCAGCTCCCATCTGCACACCTGGATCAAGGTTGCCTCCATGCACAAGGGCAGGTGGAGGCACAAGATGGCGGCCCTGCAGGGACAG CTCTTTGCAGTGGGTGGCTTCGATGGCCTGCGGCGCCTGCGCAGTGTGGAACGCTACGACCCATTCTCCAACACCTGGGCGGCCACAGCGCCCCTGCCGGAAGCCGTGAGCTCTGCAGCCGTGGCGCCTTACGCGGGCAAGCTCTACGTGATTGGGGGCGCCGGGCAGGACGGTGTCAACACTGACAAG GTGCAGTGTTTTGACCCCAAGGAGGACCAGTGGAGTCTGCGGTCGCCAGCGCCCTTCATGCAGCGGTGCCTTGAGGCCGTCTCCCTAGAAGATACCATTTATGTGGTTGGAGGCCTCACGAGCAAAATTTTCACCTATGACCCTGGTACAGATGTCTGGGGAGAGGCAGCTGAGCTGCCCGGCCCCGTG GAGAGCTGCGGTGTGACGGTGTGTGATGGGAAGGTCCACATCGTTGGTGGGCGGGACGAACATGGAGAAAGCACCAATAGCGTCTTCACCTTTGACCCTAGCAGTGGGCAGGTGGAGGCCCAGCCTTCCCTGCAGCGCTGCACCAGCTCTCATGGCTGTGTCACCATCGTCCAGAGCCTGAGCAGGTGA
- the Rps3 gene encoding 40S ribosomal protein S3: protein MAVQISKKRKFVADGIFKAELNEFLTRELAEDGYSGVEVRVTPTRTEIIILATRTQNVLGEKGRRIRELTAVVQKRFGFPEGSVELYAEKVATRGLCAIAQAESLRYKLLGGLAVRRACYGVLRFIMESGAKGCEVVVSGKLRGQRAKSMKFVDGLMIHSGDPVNYYVDTAVRHVLLRQGVLGIKVKIMLPWDPSGKIGPKKPLPDHVSIVEPKDEILPTTPISEQKGGKPEPPAMPQPVPTA from the exons ATGGCGGTACAGATTTCCAAGAAGAGGAAG TTTGTGGCTGATGGCATCTTCAAAGCCGAACTGAATGAGTTCCTCACTCGGGAGCTGGCCGAAGATGGCTACTCTGGAGTCGAAGTCCGAGTTACACCAACCAGAACAGAAATCATCATTTTGGCCACCAG AACACAGAATGTTCTTGGGGAGAAAGGTCGTCGCATCAGAGAGCTGACCGCAGTGGTTCAGAAGAGGTTCGGCTTCCCTGAAGGCAGTGTAGAG CTTTATGCAGAGAAGGTAGCTACAAGAGGTCTGTGTGCCATTGCCCAGGCTGAGTCTCTGCGTTACAAACTGCTAGGAGGGCTTGCTGTGCGAAG GGCCTGCTATGGTGTGCTTCGGTTTATTATGGAGAGTGGGGCCAAGGGCTGCGAGGTCGTGGTGTCTGGGAAGCTCCGAGGACAGAGGGCCAAGTCCATGAAGTTTGTGGATGGCTTGATGATCCACAGTGGGGACCCTGTTAACTACTATGTTGACACCGCCGTGCGCCATGTGCTCCTCAGACAGG GTGTGCTGGGCATCAAGGTGAAGATCATGCTGCCCTGGGACCCCAGTGGTAAGATCGGCCCCAAGAAGCCTCTGCCTGACCACGTGAGCATCGTGGAACCTAAGGATGAAATCTTGCCCACCACGCCCATCTCAGAGCAGAAGGGTGGGAAGCCAGAGCCGCCTGCCATGCCCCAGCCCGTGCCTACGGCGTAA